A stretch of Coregonus clupeaformis isolate EN_2021a chromosome 37, ASM2061545v1, whole genome shotgun sequence DNA encodes these proteins:
- the LOC121553720 gene encoding eukaryotic translation initiation factor 3 subunit A isoform X5 — protein MPAYFQRPENALKRANEFLEVGKKQPALDVLYDVIKSKKHRTWQKIHEPIMVKYLELCVDLRKSHLAKEGLYQYKNICQQVNIKSLEDVVRAYLKLAEEKTETAKGESQQMVLDIEDLDNIQTPESVLLSAVSGEDTQDRTDRLLLTPWVKFLWESYRQCLDLLRNNSKVERLYHDIAQQAFKFCLQYTRKAEFRKLCDNLRMHLGQIQRHHNQSTAINLNNPESQSMHLETRLVQLDSAIAMELWQEAFKAVEDIHGLFALSKKPPKPQLMANYYNKVSTVFWKSGNALFHACTLHRLYHLSREMRKNLTQEEMQRMSTRVLLATLSIPITPERTDIARLLDMDGIIVEKHRRLATLLGLQSPPTRQSLINDMVRFNLLQYIVPEVKELYNWLEMDFHPLKLSGRVAKVLNWVRDQSEKEADLQQYVPHLQSNTILRLLQQVAQIYQSIEFNRLASLVPFVDAFQLERSIVDASRHCDLQVRIDHTTRNLSFGSDLNYSTKEDSPVGPFLQNMPSAQIRNQLRAMSSSLAKAIQVIKPASMLQEREEQSQLAITAYLKNGRKEHQRILARRQTIEERKERLENLNIQREKEELEQREAELQKVRKAEEERLRQEAKEREKERIMQEHEQIKKKTVRERLEQIKKTELGAKAFKYFDIENLEDLDPDFIMSKQVEQLEKEKRELQDRLKNQEKKIDYFERAKRLEEIPLIKKAYEEQRVKDMELWELQEEERISNMKVDREKALEHKQRMSRMMEDKENFVGKITDARSFIYEEKLKQFQERLVEERKKRLEERKIHRMEDRRNTFYRNKEEEAQRIHEEQLKKEREERERIEQEAREAEEAVYQERLAKLEEQERKQRARQQEIEERERRREEEMRAPARSEEKPRGETKDWGAEKEEGGGGWRRRTEVESERRRPVPDNVAVPAKDWRAEGREEGGEDRDREPSFRRGGDGPRRGGADDRGPPRRGFGDDDRPLRRGMDEDRPPRRAFGDDDRGPRRGGDEDRGPRRGFDDGPRRGFDDGPRRGMDESRGSRRGADDDTWGPRRGGDDERGGPLDDKPWKPAVRPGGGWREREKAREESWGPPREGGGRKEGEEGEREEREEKQESDRFPERRPPREEGGGGGGAWRRPGADEAPKKSWRDSVRQEEPDREDRPTIRRERPDRRDDHPPPSREPEEGGGSWRCAGDDKREERKEERPTPPRPREGEREEDGEKSSWRSEKDKENAGRAKKTTDETDDDGWTTVARR, from the exons ATGCCGGCATATTTCCAACGTCCGGAGAATGCTCTCAAACGAGCAAATG AGTTCTTGGAGGTTGGCAAAAAGCAGCCAGCTTTGGATGTTTTGTACGATGTCATCAAGAGCAAAAAGCATCGAACATGGCAGAAGATCCACGAGCCCATCATGGTCAAGTACCTGGAGCTCTGCGTCGACCTGCGCAAGAGCCACCTGGCAAAGGAGGGTCTCTACCAGTACAAGAACATCTGCCAGCAG GTGAACATCAAATCCCTGGAGGATGTGGTTCGAGCCTACCTGAAGCTGGCCGAGGAGAAGACTGAGACCGCCAAGGGGGAGTCGCAGCAGATGGTTCTGGACATTGAGGACCTTGATAACATCCAGACTCCTGAGAG TGTACTTCTAAGTGCTGTGAGTGGTGAAGACACCCAGGATCGTACAGACCGTCTGCTGCTCACTCCTTGGGTGAAATTTCTGTGGGAATCCTACCGCCAATGCCTGGACCTGCTGCGGAACAACTCCAAGGTGGAGCGCCTCTACCATGACATTGCCCAACAAG CTTTCAAGTTCTGCCTTCAGTACACCCGTAAGGCAGAGTTCCGGAAGCTGTGCGACAATCTACGCATGCATCTGGGTCAGATCCAGCGCCACCACAACCAGAGCACGGCCATCAACCTGAACAACCCTGAGAGCCAGTCTATGCACCTGGAGACACGGCTGGTGCAGCTGGACAGTGCCATCGCCATGGAGCTCTGGCAG GAAGCTTTCAAGGCTGTGGAAGACATCCATGGCCTCTTTGCCCTTTCCAAGAAGCCCCCCAAGCCTCAACTTATGGCCAACTACTACAACAAGGTGTCCACTGTGTTTTGGAAGTCTGGGAACGCCCTGTTCCACGCCTGCACCCTCCACCGCCTCTACCACCTCTCCAGGGAGATGCGCAAGAACCTCACCCAGGAGGAGATGCAGAG gaTGTCCACAAGGGTCCTCCTGGCCACCCTGTCCATTCCCATCACCCCGGAGCGCACGGACATCGCCCGCCTGTTGGACATGGACGGCATCATCGTGGAGAAACACCGCAGGCTGGCCACACTACTGGGCCTGCAGTCCCCACCAACCCGCCAGAGCCTCATCAATGACatg GTGAGGTTCAATCTGCTGCAGTACATTGTACCTGAAGTGAAGGAGCTGTACAATTGGCTGGAGATGGACTTCCACCCACTGAAGCTGAGCGGAAGAGTAGCAAAG GTGTTGAACTGGGTGAGAGACCAGTCTGAGAAGGAGGCAGACCTCCAGCAGTATGTTCCCCACCTGCAGAGTAACACCATCCTTAGGCTGCTGCAGCAG GTGGCTCAAATCTATCAGAGCATTGAGTTCAACCGTCTGGCCTCCCTGGTTCCATTTGTGGATGCCTTCCAGTTGGAGCGCTCCATTGTGGATGCTTCCCGACACTGTGATCTGCAG GTTCGAATTGACCACACCACTCGAAACCTGAGCTTTGGTTCAGACCTGAACTACTCGACCAAAGAGGACTCTCCTGTGGGACCGTTCCTGCAGAACATGCCCTCTGCGCAGATCAGGAACCAGCTGAGAGCCATGTCGTCATCCTTGGCCAAGGCGATCCAGGTCATAAAGCCTGCATCCATGCTG CAAGAGCGCGAGGAGCAGAGCCAGCTGGCCATCACCGCCTACCTGAAGAACGGCCGCAAGGAGCATCAGCGCATCCTGGCCCGCCGGCAGACCATCGAGGAGCGCAAGGAGCGCCTGGAGAACCTGAACATCCAGCGGGAGAAGGAGGAGCTGGAACAACGCGAAGCGGAGCTGCAGAAGGTGCGCAAAGCGGAAGAGGAGCGCCTGCGCCAGGAGGCCAAGGAGCGCGAGAAGGAGCGCATCATGCAGGAGCACGAGCAGATCAAGAAGAAGACGGTGCGCGAGCGGCTGGAGCAGATCAAGAAGACAGAGCTGGGAGCCAAGGCTTTCAAATACTTCGATATAGAG AACCTTGAGGACCTGGACCCTGACTTCATCATGTCCAAGCAGGTGGAGCagctggagaaggagaagagagaactTCAGGACCGCCTGAAGAACCAGGAGAAAAAG ATTGACTACTTTGAGCGGGCCAAACGTCTGGAGGAGATCCCCTTGATCAAGAAGGCCTATGAGGAGCAGCGTGTAAAAGACATGGAGTTATGGGAGctccaagaggaggagagg atCAGCAACATGAAGGTGGATCGTGAGAAGGCCTTGGAGCACAAACAGAGGATGTCCAGAATGATGGAGGACAAGGAGAACTTTGTGGGCAAAATAACCGACGCTCGCAGCTTCATCTACGAG GAAAAACTGAAACAGTTCCAGGAGCGcctggtggaggagaggaagaagcgtCTAGAGGAGAGGAAGATCCACCGTATGGAAGATCGCCGCAACACCTTCTACCGCAATAAAGAGGAGGAGGCCCAACGCATCCACGAGGAGCAGCTCAAGAAAG AGCGCGAGGAGCGTGAGCGCATCGAGCAGGAGGCACGCGAGGCGGAGGAGGCGGTGTACCAGGAGCGCCTTGCCAAATTGGAGGAgcaggagaggaagcagcgcgccCGGCAGCAGGAGATCGAGGAGCGTGAGCGCcgcagggaggaggagatgagggccCCTGCTAGGTCCGAGGAGAAACCCAGAGGAGAAACCAAG GACTGGGGTgctgagaaggaggagggaggaggaggatggaggaggcgTACCGAGGTTGAATCAGAGAGGCGTCGCCCCGTGCCTGATAA TGTCGCCGTACCAGCTAA GGACTGGAGAGCCGAGGGCCGCGAGGAGGGCGgcgaggacagagacagagagccatccttcaggagaggaggagacggcCCTCGCCGTGGCGGAGCCGATGACCGCGGACCCCCACGCAGGGGCTTCGGGGATGACGACCGCCCCCTGCGCAGAGGCATGGACGAGGACCGTCCACCAAGGAGAGCCTTTGGGGATGATGACCGCGGTCCCAGAAGGGGAGGGGATGAGGACCGCGGTCCCCGCAGAGGCTTTGATGATGGCCCCAGGCGTGGTTTTGATGACGGCCCCCGCAGAGGCATGGATGAGTCCAGGGGCTCCAGACGCGGGGCTGATGATGACACCTGGGGccccaggagaggaggagatgacgaGAGGGGCGGGCCCCTTGACGACAAGCCATGGAAGCCCGCTGTCCGACCCG GTGGTGGCTGGCGTGAGAGGGAAAAGGCCCGCGAGGAGAGCTGGGGTCCACCCCGCGAAGGTGGCGGCCGCAAGGAGGGCGAAGAgggcgagagggaggagagagaggaaaaacagGAGAGCGACCGCTTCCCAGAGCGCCGCCCACCCAG GGAGgagggtggtggaggtggtggtgccTGGAGAAGGCCAGGTGCTGATGAGGCGCCCAAGAAAAGCTGGAGAGACTCTGTTCGTCAGGAAGAGCCTGACCGCGAGGACCGCCCTACTATCCGTCGAGAGCGACCTGATCGCAGGGACGACCATCCCCCGCCCAGCAGAG
- the LOC121553720 gene encoding eukaryotic translation initiation factor 3 subunit A isoform X3, which yields MPAYFQRPENALKRANEFLEVGKKQPALDVLYDVIKSKKHRTWQKIHEPIMVKYLELCVDLRKSHLAKEGLYQYKNICQQVNIKSLEDVVRAYLKLAEEKTETAKGESQQMVLDIEDLDNIQTPESVLLSAVSGEDTQDRTDRLLLTPWVKFLWESYRQCLDLLRNNSKVERLYHDIAQQAFKFCLQYTRKAEFRKLCDNLRMHLGQIQRHHNQSTAINLNNPESQSMHLETRLVQLDSAIAMELWQEAFKAVEDIHGLFALSKKPPKPQLMANYYNKVSTVFWKSGNALFHACTLHRLYHLSREMRKNLTQEEMQRMSTRVLLATLSIPITPERTDIARLLDMDGIIVEKHRRLATLLGLQSPPTRQSLINDMVRFNLLQYIVPEVKELYNWLEMDFHPLKLSGRVAKVLNWVRDQSEKEADLQQYVPHLQSNTILRLLQQVAQIYQSIEFNRLASLVPFVDAFQLERSIVDASRHCDLQVRIDHTTRNLSFGSDLNYSTKEDSPVGPFLQNMPSAQIRNQLRAMSSSLAKAIQVIKPASMLQEREEQSQLAITAYLKNGRKEHQRILARRQTIEERKERLENLNIQREKEELEQREAELQKVRKAEEERLRQEAKEREKERIMQEHEQIKKKTVRERLEQIKKTELGAKAFKYFDIENLEDLDPDFIMSKQVEQLEKEKRELQDRLKNQEKKIDYFERAKRLEEIPLIKKAYEEQRVKDMELWELQEEERISNMKVDREKALEHKQRMSRMMEDKENFVGKITDARSFIYEEKLKQFQERLVEERKKRLEERKIHRMEDRRNTFYRNKEEEAQRIHEEQLKKEREERERIEQEAREAEEAVYQERLAKLEEQERKQRARQQEIEERERRREEEMRAPARSEEKPRGETKDWGAEKEEGGGGWRRRTEVESERRRPVPDKDWRAEGREEGGEDRDREPSFRRGGDGPRRGGADDRGPPRRGFGDDDRPLRRGMDEDRPPRRAFGDDDRGPRRGGDEDRGPRRGFDDGPRRGFDDGPRRGMDESRGSRRGADDDTWGPRRGGDDERGGPLDDKPWKPAVRPVALVSASGGGWREREKAREESWGPPREGGGRKEGEEGEREEREEKQESDRFPERRPPRSDTQEEGGGGGGAWRRPGADEAPKKSWRDSVRQEEPDREDRPTIRRERPDRRDDHPPPSREPEEGGGSWRCAGDDKREERKEERPTPPRPREGEREEDGEKSSWRSEKDKENAGRAKKTTDETDDDGWTTVARR from the exons ATGCCGGCATATTTCCAACGTCCGGAGAATGCTCTCAAACGAGCAAATG AGTTCTTGGAGGTTGGCAAAAAGCAGCCAGCTTTGGATGTTTTGTACGATGTCATCAAGAGCAAAAAGCATCGAACATGGCAGAAGATCCACGAGCCCATCATGGTCAAGTACCTGGAGCTCTGCGTCGACCTGCGCAAGAGCCACCTGGCAAAGGAGGGTCTCTACCAGTACAAGAACATCTGCCAGCAG GTGAACATCAAATCCCTGGAGGATGTGGTTCGAGCCTACCTGAAGCTGGCCGAGGAGAAGACTGAGACCGCCAAGGGGGAGTCGCAGCAGATGGTTCTGGACATTGAGGACCTTGATAACATCCAGACTCCTGAGAG TGTACTTCTAAGTGCTGTGAGTGGTGAAGACACCCAGGATCGTACAGACCGTCTGCTGCTCACTCCTTGGGTGAAATTTCTGTGGGAATCCTACCGCCAATGCCTGGACCTGCTGCGGAACAACTCCAAGGTGGAGCGCCTCTACCATGACATTGCCCAACAAG CTTTCAAGTTCTGCCTTCAGTACACCCGTAAGGCAGAGTTCCGGAAGCTGTGCGACAATCTACGCATGCATCTGGGTCAGATCCAGCGCCACCACAACCAGAGCACGGCCATCAACCTGAACAACCCTGAGAGCCAGTCTATGCACCTGGAGACACGGCTGGTGCAGCTGGACAGTGCCATCGCCATGGAGCTCTGGCAG GAAGCTTTCAAGGCTGTGGAAGACATCCATGGCCTCTTTGCCCTTTCCAAGAAGCCCCCCAAGCCTCAACTTATGGCCAACTACTACAACAAGGTGTCCACTGTGTTTTGGAAGTCTGGGAACGCCCTGTTCCACGCCTGCACCCTCCACCGCCTCTACCACCTCTCCAGGGAGATGCGCAAGAACCTCACCCAGGAGGAGATGCAGAG gaTGTCCACAAGGGTCCTCCTGGCCACCCTGTCCATTCCCATCACCCCGGAGCGCACGGACATCGCCCGCCTGTTGGACATGGACGGCATCATCGTGGAGAAACACCGCAGGCTGGCCACACTACTGGGCCTGCAGTCCCCACCAACCCGCCAGAGCCTCATCAATGACatg GTGAGGTTCAATCTGCTGCAGTACATTGTACCTGAAGTGAAGGAGCTGTACAATTGGCTGGAGATGGACTTCCACCCACTGAAGCTGAGCGGAAGAGTAGCAAAG GTGTTGAACTGGGTGAGAGACCAGTCTGAGAAGGAGGCAGACCTCCAGCAGTATGTTCCCCACCTGCAGAGTAACACCATCCTTAGGCTGCTGCAGCAG GTGGCTCAAATCTATCAGAGCATTGAGTTCAACCGTCTGGCCTCCCTGGTTCCATTTGTGGATGCCTTCCAGTTGGAGCGCTCCATTGTGGATGCTTCCCGACACTGTGATCTGCAG GTTCGAATTGACCACACCACTCGAAACCTGAGCTTTGGTTCAGACCTGAACTACTCGACCAAAGAGGACTCTCCTGTGGGACCGTTCCTGCAGAACATGCCCTCTGCGCAGATCAGGAACCAGCTGAGAGCCATGTCGTCATCCTTGGCCAAGGCGATCCAGGTCATAAAGCCTGCATCCATGCTG CAAGAGCGCGAGGAGCAGAGCCAGCTGGCCATCACCGCCTACCTGAAGAACGGCCGCAAGGAGCATCAGCGCATCCTGGCCCGCCGGCAGACCATCGAGGAGCGCAAGGAGCGCCTGGAGAACCTGAACATCCAGCGGGAGAAGGAGGAGCTGGAACAACGCGAAGCGGAGCTGCAGAAGGTGCGCAAAGCGGAAGAGGAGCGCCTGCGCCAGGAGGCCAAGGAGCGCGAGAAGGAGCGCATCATGCAGGAGCACGAGCAGATCAAGAAGAAGACGGTGCGCGAGCGGCTGGAGCAGATCAAGAAGACAGAGCTGGGAGCCAAGGCTTTCAAATACTTCGATATAGAG AACCTTGAGGACCTGGACCCTGACTTCATCATGTCCAAGCAGGTGGAGCagctggagaaggagaagagagaactTCAGGACCGCCTGAAGAACCAGGAGAAAAAG ATTGACTACTTTGAGCGGGCCAAACGTCTGGAGGAGATCCCCTTGATCAAGAAGGCCTATGAGGAGCAGCGTGTAAAAGACATGGAGTTATGGGAGctccaagaggaggagagg atCAGCAACATGAAGGTGGATCGTGAGAAGGCCTTGGAGCACAAACAGAGGATGTCCAGAATGATGGAGGACAAGGAGAACTTTGTGGGCAAAATAACCGACGCTCGCAGCTTCATCTACGAG GAAAAACTGAAACAGTTCCAGGAGCGcctggtggaggagaggaagaagcgtCTAGAGGAGAGGAAGATCCACCGTATGGAAGATCGCCGCAACACCTTCTACCGCAATAAAGAGGAGGAGGCCCAACGCATCCACGAGGAGCAGCTCAAGAAAG AGCGCGAGGAGCGTGAGCGCATCGAGCAGGAGGCACGCGAGGCGGAGGAGGCGGTGTACCAGGAGCGCCTTGCCAAATTGGAGGAgcaggagaggaagcagcgcgccCGGCAGCAGGAGATCGAGGAGCGTGAGCGCcgcagggaggaggagatgagggccCCTGCTAGGTCCGAGGAGAAACCCAGAGGAGAAACCAAG GACTGGGGTgctgagaaggaggagggaggaggaggatggaggaggcgTACCGAGGTTGAATCAGAGAGGCGTCGCCCCGTGCCTGATAA GGACTGGAGAGCCGAGGGCCGCGAGGAGGGCGgcgaggacagagacagagagccatccttcaggagaggaggagacggcCCTCGCCGTGGCGGAGCCGATGACCGCGGACCCCCACGCAGGGGCTTCGGGGATGACGACCGCCCCCTGCGCAGAGGCATGGACGAGGACCGTCCACCAAGGAGAGCCTTTGGGGATGATGACCGCGGTCCCAGAAGGGGAGGGGATGAGGACCGCGGTCCCCGCAGAGGCTTTGATGATGGCCCCAGGCGTGGTTTTGATGACGGCCCCCGCAGAGGCATGGATGAGTCCAGGGGCTCCAGACGCGGGGCTGATGATGACACCTGGGGccccaggagaggaggagatgacgaGAGGGGCGGGCCCCTTGACGACAAGCCATGGAAGCCCGCTGTCCGACCCG TTGCTCTGGTGTCTGCTTCAGGTGGTGGCTGGCGTGAGAGGGAAAAGGCCCGCGAGGAGAGCTGGGGTCCACCCCGCGAAGGTGGCGGCCGCAAGGAGGGCGAAGAgggcgagagggaggagagagaggaaaaacagGAGAGCGACCGCTTCCCAGAGCGCCGCCCACCCAGGTCAGACACACA GGAGgagggtggtggaggtggtggtgccTGGAGAAGGCCAGGTGCTGATGAGGCGCCCAAGAAAAGCTGGAGAGACTCTGTTCGTCAGGAAGAGCCTGACCGCGAGGACCGCCCTACTATCCGTCGAGAGCGACCTGATCGCAGGGACGACCATCCCCCGCCCAGCAGAG
- the LOC121553720 gene encoding eukaryotic translation initiation factor 3 subunit A isoform X4, translated as MPAYFQRPENALKRANEFLEVGKKQPALDVLYDVIKSKKHRTWQKIHEPIMVKYLELCVDLRKSHLAKEGLYQYKNICQQVNIKSLEDVVRAYLKLAEEKTETAKGESQQMVLDIEDLDNIQTPESVLLSAVSGEDTQDRTDRLLLTPWVKFLWESYRQCLDLLRNNSKVERLYHDIAQQAFKFCLQYTRKAEFRKLCDNLRMHLGQIQRHHNQSTAINLNNPESQSMHLETRLVQLDSAIAMELWQEAFKAVEDIHGLFALSKKPPKPQLMANYYNKVSTVFWKSGNALFHACTLHRLYHLSREMRKNLTQEEMQRMSTRVLLATLSIPITPERTDIARLLDMDGIIVEKHRRLATLLGLQSPPTRQSLINDMVRFNLLQYIVPEVKELYNWLEMDFHPLKLSGRVAKVLNWVRDQSEKEADLQQYVPHLQSNTILRLLQQVAQIYQSIEFNRLASLVPFVDAFQLERSIVDASRHCDLQVRIDHTTRNLSFGSDLNYSTKEDSPVGPFLQNMPSAQIRNQLRAMSSSLAKAIQVIKPASMLQEREEQSQLAITAYLKNGRKEHQRILARRQTIEERKERLENLNIQREKEELEQREAELQKVRKAEEERLRQEAKEREKERIMQEHEQIKKKTVRERLEQIKKTELGAKAFKYFDIENLEDLDPDFIMSKQVEQLEKEKRELQDRLKNQEKKIDYFERAKRLEEIPLIKKAYEEQRVKDMELWELQEEERISNMKVDREKALEHKQRMSRMMEDKENFVGKITDARSFIYEEKLKQFQERLVEERKKRLEERKIHRMEDRRNTFYRNKEEEAQRIHEEQLKKEREERERIEQEAREAEEAVYQERLAKLEEQERKQRARQQEIEERERRREEEMRAPARSEEKPRGETKDWGAEKEEGGGGWRRRTEVESERRRPVPDNVAVPAKDWRAEGREEGGEDRDREPSFRRGGDGPRRGGADDRGPPRRGFGDDDRPLRRGMDEDRPPRRAFGDDDRGPRRGGDEDRGPRRGFDDGPRRGFDDGPRRGMDESRGSRRGADDDTWGPRRGGDDERGGPLDDKPWKPAVRPGGGWREREKAREESWGPPREGGGRKEGEEGEREEREEKQESDRFPERRPPRSDTQEEGGGGGGAWRRPGADEAPKKSWRDSVRQEEPDREDRPTIRRERPDRRDDHPPPSREPEEGGGSWRCAGDDKREERKEERPTPPRPREGEREEDGEKSSWRSEKDKENAGRAKKTTDETDDDGWTTVARR; from the exons ATGCCGGCATATTTCCAACGTCCGGAGAATGCTCTCAAACGAGCAAATG AGTTCTTGGAGGTTGGCAAAAAGCAGCCAGCTTTGGATGTTTTGTACGATGTCATCAAGAGCAAAAAGCATCGAACATGGCAGAAGATCCACGAGCCCATCATGGTCAAGTACCTGGAGCTCTGCGTCGACCTGCGCAAGAGCCACCTGGCAAAGGAGGGTCTCTACCAGTACAAGAACATCTGCCAGCAG GTGAACATCAAATCCCTGGAGGATGTGGTTCGAGCCTACCTGAAGCTGGCCGAGGAGAAGACTGAGACCGCCAAGGGGGAGTCGCAGCAGATGGTTCTGGACATTGAGGACCTTGATAACATCCAGACTCCTGAGAG TGTACTTCTAAGTGCTGTGAGTGGTGAAGACACCCAGGATCGTACAGACCGTCTGCTGCTCACTCCTTGGGTGAAATTTCTGTGGGAATCCTACCGCCAATGCCTGGACCTGCTGCGGAACAACTCCAAGGTGGAGCGCCTCTACCATGACATTGCCCAACAAG CTTTCAAGTTCTGCCTTCAGTACACCCGTAAGGCAGAGTTCCGGAAGCTGTGCGACAATCTACGCATGCATCTGGGTCAGATCCAGCGCCACCACAACCAGAGCACGGCCATCAACCTGAACAACCCTGAGAGCCAGTCTATGCACCTGGAGACACGGCTGGTGCAGCTGGACAGTGCCATCGCCATGGAGCTCTGGCAG GAAGCTTTCAAGGCTGTGGAAGACATCCATGGCCTCTTTGCCCTTTCCAAGAAGCCCCCCAAGCCTCAACTTATGGCCAACTACTACAACAAGGTGTCCACTGTGTTTTGGAAGTCTGGGAACGCCCTGTTCCACGCCTGCACCCTCCACCGCCTCTACCACCTCTCCAGGGAGATGCGCAAGAACCTCACCCAGGAGGAGATGCAGAG gaTGTCCACAAGGGTCCTCCTGGCCACCCTGTCCATTCCCATCACCCCGGAGCGCACGGACATCGCCCGCCTGTTGGACATGGACGGCATCATCGTGGAGAAACACCGCAGGCTGGCCACACTACTGGGCCTGCAGTCCCCACCAACCCGCCAGAGCCTCATCAATGACatg GTGAGGTTCAATCTGCTGCAGTACATTGTACCTGAAGTGAAGGAGCTGTACAATTGGCTGGAGATGGACTTCCACCCACTGAAGCTGAGCGGAAGAGTAGCAAAG GTGTTGAACTGGGTGAGAGACCAGTCTGAGAAGGAGGCAGACCTCCAGCAGTATGTTCCCCACCTGCAGAGTAACACCATCCTTAGGCTGCTGCAGCAG GTGGCTCAAATCTATCAGAGCATTGAGTTCAACCGTCTGGCCTCCCTGGTTCCATTTGTGGATGCCTTCCAGTTGGAGCGCTCCATTGTGGATGCTTCCCGACACTGTGATCTGCAG GTTCGAATTGACCACACCACTCGAAACCTGAGCTTTGGTTCAGACCTGAACTACTCGACCAAAGAGGACTCTCCTGTGGGACCGTTCCTGCAGAACATGCCCTCTGCGCAGATCAGGAACCAGCTGAGAGCCATGTCGTCATCCTTGGCCAAGGCGATCCAGGTCATAAAGCCTGCATCCATGCTG CAAGAGCGCGAGGAGCAGAGCCAGCTGGCCATCACCGCCTACCTGAAGAACGGCCGCAAGGAGCATCAGCGCATCCTGGCCCGCCGGCAGACCATCGAGGAGCGCAAGGAGCGCCTGGAGAACCTGAACATCCAGCGGGAGAAGGAGGAGCTGGAACAACGCGAAGCGGAGCTGCAGAAGGTGCGCAAAGCGGAAGAGGAGCGCCTGCGCCAGGAGGCCAAGGAGCGCGAGAAGGAGCGCATCATGCAGGAGCACGAGCAGATCAAGAAGAAGACGGTGCGCGAGCGGCTGGAGCAGATCAAGAAGACAGAGCTGGGAGCCAAGGCTTTCAAATACTTCGATATAGAG AACCTTGAGGACCTGGACCCTGACTTCATCATGTCCAAGCAGGTGGAGCagctggagaaggagaagagagaactTCAGGACCGCCTGAAGAACCAGGAGAAAAAG ATTGACTACTTTGAGCGGGCCAAACGTCTGGAGGAGATCCCCTTGATCAAGAAGGCCTATGAGGAGCAGCGTGTAAAAGACATGGAGTTATGGGAGctccaagaggaggagagg atCAGCAACATGAAGGTGGATCGTGAGAAGGCCTTGGAGCACAAACAGAGGATGTCCAGAATGATGGAGGACAAGGAGAACTTTGTGGGCAAAATAACCGACGCTCGCAGCTTCATCTACGAG GAAAAACTGAAACAGTTCCAGGAGCGcctggtggaggagaggaagaagcgtCTAGAGGAGAGGAAGATCCACCGTATGGAAGATCGCCGCAACACCTTCTACCGCAATAAAGAGGAGGAGGCCCAACGCATCCACGAGGAGCAGCTCAAGAAAG AGCGCGAGGAGCGTGAGCGCATCGAGCAGGAGGCACGCGAGGCGGAGGAGGCGGTGTACCAGGAGCGCCTTGCCAAATTGGAGGAgcaggagaggaagcagcgcgccCGGCAGCAGGAGATCGAGGAGCGTGAGCGCcgcagggaggaggagatgagggccCCTGCTAGGTCCGAGGAGAAACCCAGAGGAGAAACCAAG GACTGGGGTgctgagaaggaggagggaggaggaggatggaggaggcgTACCGAGGTTGAATCAGAGAGGCGTCGCCCCGTGCCTGATAA TGTCGCCGTACCAGCTAA GGACTGGAGAGCCGAGGGCCGCGAGGAGGGCGgcgaggacagagacagagagccatccttcaggagaggaggagacggcCCTCGCCGTGGCGGAGCCGATGACCGCGGACCCCCACGCAGGGGCTTCGGGGATGACGACCGCCCCCTGCGCAGAGGCATGGACGAGGACCGTCCACCAAGGAGAGCCTTTGGGGATGATGACCGCGGTCCCAGAAGGGGAGGGGATGAGGACCGCGGTCCCCGCAGAGGCTTTGATGATGGCCCCAGGCGTGGTTTTGATGACGGCCCCCGCAGAGGCATGGATGAGTCCAGGGGCTCCAGACGCGGGGCTGATGATGACACCTGGGGccccaggagaggaggagatgacgaGAGGGGCGGGCCCCTTGACGACAAGCCATGGAAGCCCGCTGTCCGACCCG GTGGTGGCTGGCGTGAGAGGGAAAAGGCCCGCGAGGAGAGCTGGGGTCCACCCCGCGAAGGTGGCGGCCGCAAGGAGGGCGAAGAgggcgagagggaggagagagaggaaaaacagGAGAGCGACCGCTTCCCAGAGCGCCGCCCACCCAGGTCAGACACACA GGAGgagggtggtggaggtggtggtgccTGGAGAAGGCCAGGTGCTGATGAGGCGCCCAAGAAAAGCTGGAGAGACTCTGTTCGTCAGGAAGAGCCTGACCGCGAGGACCGCCCTACTATCCGTCGAGAGCGACCTGATCGCAGGGACGACCATCCCCCGCCCAGCAGAG